One Telluria mixta DNA window includes the following coding sequences:
- a CDS encoding quinone oxidoreductase family protein: MTTAKAIRFARTGGPEVLEYVDVEVGDPGPGEARVRNHAIGVNFIDTYFRSGLYPLDLPNGLGQEAAGVVEAVGEGVTHVRPGDRVAYAARPNGAYSQLRVMPADILVHLPDAISFETGAAMILQGLTVQYLLKQTYAVQPGETILFHAAAGGVGLIACQWARALGVNLIGTVGSNEKAALAKQRGAAHVINYRDEDVVQRVLEITNGEKVPVVYDSVGKDMFTRSLDCLRPRGLMVSFGNSSGPVPPFSLNELSARGSLYITRPTLQAYAATRAQREAMAADLFDVVASGKVSIDIHQRFPLADAAQAHIALEGRRTTGKTILLP; this comes from the coding sequence ATGACGACGGCAAAGGCGATCCGCTTCGCGCGCACCGGCGGGCCCGAGGTGCTGGAATACGTCGACGTCGAGGTCGGCGATCCCGGCCCCGGCGAGGCGCGCGTGCGCAACCACGCGATCGGCGTGAACTTCATCGACACGTATTTCCGCTCCGGACTGTACCCGCTCGACCTGCCGAACGGCCTCGGCCAGGAAGCGGCGGGCGTCGTCGAGGCGGTGGGCGAGGGCGTCACGCACGTCAGGCCGGGCGACCGCGTGGCCTATGCGGCGCGCCCGAACGGCGCCTACAGCCAGCTGCGGGTGATGCCCGCCGACATCCTCGTGCACCTGCCGGACGCCATCTCCTTCGAGACGGGCGCCGCGATGATACTGCAGGGCCTGACCGTGCAATACCTCCTCAAGCAGACGTATGCCGTGCAGCCGGGCGAGACGATCCTGTTCCACGCGGCGGCCGGCGGCGTTGGCCTTATCGCGTGTCAATGGGCGCGTGCGCTGGGCGTGAACCTCATCGGCACGGTGGGGTCAAACGAGAAAGCGGCGCTGGCGAAGCAGCGTGGCGCCGCCCACGTCATCAATTACCGGGACGAGGATGTCGTGCAGCGCGTACTTGAGATCACGAATGGAGAAAAGGTGCCGGTCGTCTACGATTCGGTCGGCAAGGACATGTTCACGCGCTCGCTGGACTGCCTGCGGCCGCGCGGGCTGATGGTCAGCTTCGGTAATTCGTCGGGGCCGGTGCCGCCGTTCTCGCTGAACGAACTGTCGGCGCGCGGCTCGCTCTACATCACACGGCCGACCCTGCAGGCGTATGCGGCCACGCGCGCGCAGCGGGAGGCGATGGCGGCCGACCTGTTCGACGTCGTGGCGAGCGGTAAAGTGAGCATCGACATCCACCAGCGTTTCCCCCTCGCCGACGCGGCCCAGGCCCACATCGCCCTCGAAGGACGCCGCACGACGGGCAAGACGATTTTGCTGCCATGA
- a CDS encoding MBOAT family O-acyltransferase, whose product MLFNSFTFLFLFLPITAIGYFLLARRSHVQAAGWLALASLTFYGWWSYYYIPLLLGSIVFNYWMGQRIGQAAGPARKRWLTAALVTDLGLLAYYKYADFFISGANWLAHADIPLLHVVLPIGISFFTFTQIAYLVDTYQGKVKEARFLHYVLFITYFPHLIAGPVLHHAEMMPQFDKPASYRFSFQNFAVGLSIFAIGLAKKVLIADNLAPHANFLFDKADIFSLANAWGGVLAYAFQLYFDFSGYSDMAIGISLMFGIRLPLNFDSPYKAANIIDFWRRWHMTLSRFLRDYLYVPLGGNRKGPVRRYVNLMTTMLLGGLWHGAGMNFVIWGALHGLYLVINHGWNAMADRLRLPRGRTWAVFSWALTFAAVCVAWVFFRATSFDKAMTILHGMAGLDGVGLPASIGLQLGPLKTLLEQWGVTFYLGGGSRFLETWQWVVIGGFIAFCLPNTQQIMGRYEAALGTMAGPRLAARWQLWQPSRRWSLYIGAILLGSLLSLSRPAEFLYFQF is encoded by the coding sequence ATGCTCTTCAACTCCTTCACCTTCCTGTTCCTGTTCCTGCCCATCACGGCAATCGGTTACTTCCTGCTGGCGCGCAGGAGTCACGTCCAGGCCGCCGGCTGGCTGGCCCTCGCGTCGCTGACGTTCTATGGCTGGTGGAGCTATTACTATATTCCGCTGCTGCTGGGCTCCATCGTCTTCAACTACTGGATGGGGCAACGCATCGGCCAGGCGGCCGGCCCGGCGCGCAAGCGATGGCTGACGGCGGCCCTGGTCACCGACCTGGGCCTGCTCGCCTATTACAAGTACGCCGACTTCTTCATCTCGGGCGCGAACTGGCTGGCCCATGCGGACATCCCGCTGCTGCACGTCGTGCTGCCGATCGGTATTTCCTTCTTCACGTTCACGCAGATCGCCTATCTCGTCGACACCTACCAGGGCAAGGTCAAGGAAGCGCGCTTCCTGCACTACGTGCTGTTCATTACCTATTTCCCGCACCTGATCGCGGGACCCGTGCTGCACCACGCGGAAATGATGCCGCAGTTCGACAAGCCGGCCAGCTACCGCTTTTCGTTCCAGAACTTCGCGGTCGGCCTCAGCATCTTCGCGATCGGCCTGGCCAAGAAAGTCCTGATCGCGGATAACCTGGCGCCGCATGCCAACTTCCTGTTCGACAAGGCGGACATCTTCTCGCTCGCGAACGCGTGGGGCGGGGTGCTGGCCTACGCGTTCCAACTGTACTTCGACTTTTCCGGCTATTCCGACATGGCGATCGGCATCTCGCTGATGTTCGGCATCCGCCTGCCGCTGAATTTCGATTCGCCGTACAAGGCCGCCAACATCATCGATTTCTGGCGCCGCTGGCACATGACCCTGTCGCGCTTCCTGCGCGACTACCTGTACGTGCCGCTGGGCGGCAACCGCAAGGGCCCCGTGCGCCGCTACGTCAACCTGATGACGACGATGCTGCTGGGCGGACTGTGGCATGGCGCCGGCATGAATTTCGTCATCTGGGGCGCGCTGCATGGCCTCTACCTCGTCATTAACCACGGCTGGAACGCGATGGCGGACAGGCTGCGCCTGCCGCGCGGCCGCACCTGGGCCGTCTTCAGCTGGGCGCTGACGTTCGCGGCCGTGTGCGTGGCCTGGGTATTCTTCCGCGCCACCAGCTTCGACAAGGCGATGACGATCCTGCACGGCATGGCCGGCCTGGACGGCGTCGGCCTGCCGGCGTCGATCGGCCTGCAGCTCGGACCGCTGAAGACGCTGCTCGAGCAATGGGGCGTGACGTTCTACCTGGGCGGCGGCTCGCGCTTCCTCGAGACGTGGCAATGGGTGGTCATCGGCGGCTTCATCGCGTTCTGCCTGCCCAATACCCAGCAGATCATGGGCCGCTACGAAGCGGCGCTGGGCACGATGGCCGGGCCGCGCCTGGCCGCCCGCTGGCAGCTCTGGCAGCCGTCGCGGCGCTGGAGCCTTTATATCGGGGCGATCCTGCTCGGCAGCCTGCTGTCGCTCAGCCGTCCCGCCGAATTCCTGTATTTCCAGTTCTAA
- a CDS encoding DUF4136 domain-containing protein, whose product MKRTMITAVASLSLLLGGCATTIRSDVTTFNQWPAQLPDKSYAFETPPPQDNTLELQSYENLVRAQLARLGFHEAQGAPALKVSMRFSTIDVPTQVIYPTFAPTYAYSPRFAYMGWRRRYWGGWYSPFYDPFWGPMPAYDVQEEHRYHRQLQLSIASAADGKRLFDVTVRNVSRQMSTPAVMPALVQSAFEGFPGPNGGSRVIELKQEPRQNG is encoded by the coding sequence ATGAAACGTACCATGATCACGGCGGTCGCATCGCTGAGCCTGTTGCTGGGCGGCTGCGCGACGACGATCCGCAGTGACGTCACCACCTTCAACCAGTGGCCCGCCCAGCTACCCGACAAGAGCTATGCGTTCGAGACGCCGCCGCCGCAGGACAACACGCTCGAGCTGCAGAGCTACGAAAACCTCGTGCGTGCCCAGCTCGCCCGCCTCGGTTTCCACGAGGCGCAGGGGGCGCCCGCGCTGAAGGTGTCGATGCGCTTCTCGACCATCGACGTGCCCACGCAGGTCATCTATCCGACCTTCGCGCCGACGTACGCGTACTCGCCCCGCTTCGCCTACATGGGCTGGCGCCGGCGCTACTGGGGCGGCTGGTACAGCCCGTTCTACGACCCGTTCTGGGGTCCGATGCCGGCCTATGACGTGCAGGAAGAACACCGCTACCACCGCCAGCTGCAGCTGTCGATCGCGTCGGCTGCGGACGGCAAGCGCCTGTTCGACGTCACGGTGCGCAACGTGAGCCGGCAGATGTCGACGCCGGCCGTGATGCCGGCCCTCGTGCAGAGTGCGTTCGAAGGGTTCCCAGGGCCGAATGGCGGGTCGCGCGTCATCGAGTTGAAGCAGGAGCCGCGGCAGAACGGTTGA
- a CDS encoding PEP-CTERM sorting domain-containing protein, with translation MKIPTLLGGAMLLCTAAHAAPSAWDFEYRGFYDYHNPGVLRTDVAVTGRIVGEDTDADGVIHESELDSLWMNMRLWSGDFAGCGGGTVDHDCQLDVFSFRPGSDALDITASWRDNDATQLAYHTEEFVSGDRYVARSSYGHDYPVDDYYFFGAGTALTITPVSPVPEPGAWMMLGGGLVALAALRKGKAGA, from the coding sequence ATGAAAATCCCAACCCTGCTGGGCGGTGCCATGCTGCTGTGCACCGCCGCCCACGCCGCACCGTCGGCGTGGGACTTCGAATACCGCGGCTTCTACGACTATCACAATCCCGGCGTGCTGCGCACCGACGTGGCCGTCACGGGCAGGATCGTCGGCGAGGACACCGACGCGGACGGCGTCATCCATGAATCCGAGCTGGATTCGCTGTGGATGAACATGCGGCTGTGGTCAGGCGACTTCGCCGGATGCGGCGGCGGGACCGTCGACCATGATTGCCAGCTCGACGTATTTTCTTTCCGCCCCGGCAGCGACGCCCTCGACATCACCGCGAGCTGGCGCGACAACGACGCGACGCAGCTGGCATATCACACGGAAGAGTTCGTGAGCGGCGACCGTTACGTGGCCAGGTCGAGTTACGGGCACGATTATCCGGTGGACGACTATTACTTTTTCGGCGCGGGGACGGCGTTGACCATTACGCCGGTGTCGCCCGTGCCGGAGCCGGGGGCGTGGATGATGCTGGGGGGCGGGCTGGTTGCGCTTGCGGCCCTGAGAAAAGGAAAAGCCGGCGCGTAG
- the pepN gene encoding aminopeptidase N, translating to MRTDTPQTIYRKDYTAPSYLVDTVELGFDLDPARTVVANRMTVRRNPASAQREIELYGEDIELVALRLNGRTLGEGDYVVEGNLLRIPNAPEEATLEIETICVPESNTTLSGLYTSNGSFYTQCEAEGFRRITYFPDRPDVMARFTVMLRADKDKYPVLLSNGNLIEEGDLDGGRHYALWEDPFKKPSYLFALVAARLVCQEENFELADGRTALLQVWVEEGNLDKTDYAMQSLKHSIRWDEERWNLELDLDRFMIVAVGDFNMGAMENKGLNIFNTKFVLANPRVATDVDFQGIEAVVGHEYFHNWTGNRVTCRDWFQLSLKEGLTVFRDQEFSADMIGTNTGRAVTRIDQVRTLRQAQFPEDAGPMAHPVRPDSFVEINNFYTVTVYEKGAEVVRMYQTLLGRDGFRKGMDLYFQRHDEQAVTCDDFRLAMADANGRDLTQFERWYSQAGTPVVQAETRWDEQAQTYTLRLIQSCPPTPGQAEKLPFHIPIAVGLLGQDGRDLPLTVDGKDHGTTAVLELTESDQTFVFTGVTEQPTPSILRDFSAPVILKHGYSDAELVHLFSHDSDPVNRWEAGQRLAMSRLLKLTGQVASAGNVVDRLDLDDTFIDAMRKILVDDTLDPSFREQALLLPTESMIADQLDVVDPLAIHLARQFVRADIGARLRTELLAQYDANQTPGEYSPDAESIGKRALKNLALAYLNAAPDDASLALAQQQFDGATNMTDRVAALSALVHARAPAAADALQRFYDEFQGEALVVDKWFAMQAAAPTTDVNSVRELMTHKAFTLRNPNRARSLVSTFCAGNAVGFHAPDGSGYGFWAEQVIALDALNPQVASRLARAMDRWRRYTPDLQAHMKRALQQVAGQAKLSNDVREVVGKALAN from the coding sequence ATGCGCACCGATACGCCCCAGACTATCTACCGGAAGGATTACACTGCCCCCAGCTACCTGGTCGATACCGTTGAACTCGGCTTCGACCTCGATCCCGCCCGTACCGTCGTCGCCAACCGGATGACGGTGCGCCGCAATCCCGCCAGCGCGCAGCGCGAAATCGAGCTGTACGGCGAAGACATCGAGCTGGTGGCCCTGCGCCTGAACGGCCGCACGCTGGGCGAGGGCGACTACGTCGTCGAAGGCAACCTGCTGCGCATCCCCAACGCCCCGGAAGAGGCGACGCTGGAAATCGAGACCATTTGCGTTCCGGAAAGCAATACTACCCTCAGCGGCCTGTACACGTCCAATGGCAGCTTCTATACGCAGTGCGAAGCCGAAGGTTTTCGCCGGATCACCTATTTTCCAGACCGCCCGGACGTCATGGCCCGCTTCACCGTCATGCTGCGCGCCGACAAGGACAAGTATCCGGTCCTGCTGTCGAACGGTAACCTGATCGAAGAAGGCGACCTCGATGGCGGCCGCCATTACGCGCTGTGGGAAGACCCGTTCAAGAAACCGTCGTACCTGTTCGCCCTCGTCGCCGCGCGCCTCGTGTGCCAGGAAGAGAATTTCGAACTGGCCGACGGCCGCACGGCGCTGCTGCAGGTCTGGGTGGAAGAGGGCAACCTCGACAAGACGGACTACGCGATGCAGTCGCTGAAGCACAGCATCCGCTGGGACGAGGAGCGCTGGAACCTGGAACTCGACCTGGACCGCTTCATGATCGTCGCCGTGGGTGACTTCAACATGGGCGCGATGGAAAACAAGGGCCTGAACATCTTCAACACGAAGTTCGTGCTGGCCAATCCGCGCGTCGCGACGGACGTCGATTTCCAGGGCATCGAGGCCGTCGTCGGCCACGAATACTTCCACAACTGGACGGGCAACCGGGTCACCTGCCGCGACTGGTTCCAGCTGTCGCTGAAGGAAGGCCTGACCGTGTTCCGCGACCAGGAATTCTCGGCCGACATGATCGGCACGAACACGGGCCGCGCCGTCACCCGCATCGACCAGGTGCGCACGCTGCGCCAGGCCCAGTTCCCGGAAGACGCTGGCCCGATGGCCCACCCGGTCCGTCCCGACTCTTTCGTCGAGATCAATAATTTTTATACCGTCACCGTCTACGAAAAGGGCGCCGAAGTCGTGCGCATGTACCAGACCCTGCTGGGCCGCGACGGCTTCCGCAAGGGCATGGACCTGTACTTCCAGCGCCACGACGAGCAGGCCGTTACCTGCGACGATTTCCGTCTGGCGATGGCCGACGCCAACGGTCGCGACCTGACGCAGTTCGAGCGCTGGTACAGCCAGGCCGGCACGCCGGTCGTTCAGGCCGAAACGCGCTGGGACGAGCAGGCGCAGACGTACACCTTGCGCCTGATCCAGTCGTGTCCGCCGACGCCGGGCCAGGCCGAGAAGCTGCCGTTCCACATTCCGATCGCCGTCGGCCTGCTGGGCCAGGACGGCCGCGACCTGCCGCTGACGGTGGACGGCAAGGACCATGGGACGACGGCCGTGCTGGAGCTGACGGAAAGCGACCAGACCTTCGTCTTCACGGGCGTGACGGAACAGCCGACGCCATCGATCCTGCGCGACTTTTCCGCGCCCGTGATCCTGAAACACGGCTACAGCGACGCCGAGCTGGTGCACCTGTTCAGCCACGACAGCGATCCCGTCAACCGCTGGGAAGCGGGCCAGCGCCTCGCGATGAGCCGCCTGCTGAAGCTGACGGGCCAGGTGGCCAGCGCCGGCAACGTCGTCGACCGGCTCGACCTGGACGACACGTTCATCGACGCGATGCGCAAGATCCTCGTGGACGACACGCTCGATCCGTCCTTCCGCGAGCAGGCGCTGCTGCTGCCGACGGAATCGATGATCGCCGACCAGCTGGACGTCGTCGACCCGCTCGCCATCCACCTGGCGCGCCAGTTCGTCCGCGCCGACATCGGCGCGCGCCTGCGCACCGAGCTGCTGGCCCAGTACGACGCCAACCAGACGCCGGGCGAATACAGCCCGGACGCGGAATCGATCGGCAAGCGCGCGCTGAAGAACCTGGCGCTGGCCTATCTGAATGCCGCGCCGGACGACGCGAGCCTGGCCCTCGCGCAGCAGCAGTTCGACGGCGCCACGAACATGACGGACCGCGTGGCGGCCCTGTCGGCCCTCGTGCATGCGCGCGCGCCCGCGGCCGCTGACGCGCTGCAGCGCTTCTACGACGAATTCCAGGGCGAGGCGCTGGTCGTCGATAAATGGTTCGCGATGCAGGCCGCGGCCCCGACGACGGACGTCAACAGCGTACGCGAACTGATGACGCACAAGGCCTTTACGCTGCGTAACCCGAACCGTGCGCGCAGCCTGGTGTCTACCTTCTGTGCCGGCAATGCGGTGGGCTTCCACGCGCCGGACGGCAGCGGCTACGGCTTCTGGGCCGAGCAGGTGATCGCGCTGGACGCGCTGAACCCGCAGGTCGCCAGCCGCCTGGCCCGCGCGATGGACCGCTGGCGCCGCTATACGCCGGATCTGCAGGCCCACATGAAGCGGGCGCTGCAGCAGGTGGCGGGGCAGGCGAAGCTGTCGAACGACGTGCGCGAAGTGGTCGGCAAGGCGCTCGCTAATTAA
- a CDS encoding efflux RND transporter permease subunit codes for MNFSALSIRNPIPAIMLFALLTFAGVLAFKANKVQDFPDIELPIVTVVATLDGAAPAQLETEVARKIEDSVATLQGVKNIYARVLDGVATITVEFILEKDLSDAVNDVRDAVSRVRADLPAEMRDPSVTKTTTAGRVVLTFTAQAADAHGKPALDAPDLSWFVDNTVSKRLLSVPGVGAVKRVGGVYREVRVELDDQKMAALRVSALDVSRLLRNVQREEPGGRGDVSGAEQSVRTLATVQTAQELARMEIPLPDSRHVRLNEIATVSDTVAEPRAIAEQDGKPVVAFEIFRTRGAGEMDVAQGVRKAVAELQQKHGNVVLRETIDNAAPVEDNFDASMEMLYEGAVLAVLVVWWFLRDWRATLVAAAALPLSVIPAFLGQYLFGYTLNMVTLLSLALVVGVLVDDAIVEIENISRHLRMGKTPMQAALEAADEIGMAVIATTFSLVAVFLPTAFMSGIPGKFFKQFGWTAVLAILASLLVARLLTPMMAAYLLKPLPHGEERDGPIMRRYMRTMQWCLRHRGLTMIAAALFFVGSISLVPLLPTGFVPPADRSQTQINVELPPGSTLAETRAVAERVRQVAMGTPNVKGVFSSIGGGSSGDAFAPGAAAEARRAVLTVTTVARTDRKEKLSAVETALRARLADVPGARFTVGPPDTGVKMQLVLRSEDPVALTTAARRAERELRTLHGVGNVSSSASLVRPEIIVRPDFARAADLGVTAASIGETVRVATSGDYDQVLSKMNVSERQVPIRVKLPDTVRADLDAIGRLTVPGKNGPVLLANVATVTMESGPAQIDRLNRSRNVTLEVELNGRSLGEVNAEARALPALKELPPNVSIAELGDAQEMQNLFASFGLAMLIGVLCIYGVLVLLFTDFLQPVTILAALPLSIGGAFVALLLTHNALSMPTMIGLIMLMGIVTKNSILLVDYAILARKAGMNRFDALVDACHKRSRPIVMTTIAMGAGMLPLALGLSGDPSFRSPMAVAVIGGLITSTLLSLLVVPAVFTYVDDIEHWFGRQAQRLRRHPHPPVPSRETVVK; via the coding sequence ATGAATTTTTCCGCGCTCTCGATCCGCAACCCGATCCCGGCGATCATGCTGTTCGCCCTGCTCACGTTCGCCGGCGTGCTGGCGTTCAAGGCGAACAAGGTGCAGGACTTCCCGGACATCGAACTGCCCATCGTCACCGTCGTCGCGACGCTCGACGGCGCCGCCCCGGCCCAGCTGGAGACGGAAGTCGCGCGCAAGATCGAGGACTCGGTCGCAACCCTGCAGGGCGTCAAGAACATCTATGCGCGCGTGCTGGACGGCGTGGCCACGATCACCGTCGAGTTCATCCTCGAAAAAGATTTGTCGGACGCCGTCAACGACGTGCGCGACGCCGTCTCGCGCGTGCGCGCGGACCTGCCCGCGGAGATGCGCGACCCGAGCGTGACGAAGACGACGACCGCGGGCCGCGTCGTCCTCACGTTCACGGCGCAGGCGGCCGATGCGCACGGCAAGCCGGCGCTCGACGCGCCCGACCTGAGCTGGTTCGTCGACAACACGGTGTCCAAGCGCCTGCTCAGCGTGCCGGGCGTGGGCGCGGTCAAGCGTGTCGGCGGCGTCTACCGCGAAGTGCGCGTGGAACTCGACGACCAGAAAATGGCCGCGCTGCGCGTGTCGGCACTGGACGTGTCGCGCCTGCTGCGCAACGTGCAGCGCGAGGAACCGGGCGGCCGCGGGGACGTCAGCGGCGCCGAGCAGTCCGTGCGCACCCTGGCGACCGTGCAGACGGCGCAGGAACTGGCGCGCATGGAGATCCCGCTGCCGGACAGCCGCCACGTGCGCCTGAACGAGATCGCGACGGTGTCCGATACGGTCGCGGAGCCGCGCGCCATCGCGGAGCAGGACGGCAAGCCGGTCGTTGCCTTCGAAATCTTCCGCACGCGCGGCGCCGGCGAGATGGACGTCGCGCAAGGCGTCCGCAAGGCCGTCGCCGAGCTGCAGCAAAAGCACGGCAACGTCGTGCTGCGCGAAACGATCGACAACGCGGCGCCCGTCGAGGACAACTTCGACGCGTCGATGGAAATGCTGTACGAAGGCGCCGTGCTGGCGGTGCTCGTCGTGTGGTGGTTCCTGCGCGACTGGCGCGCGACCCTCGTCGCGGCGGCCGCGCTGCCGCTGTCCGTGATCCCCGCCTTCCTCGGCCAGTATTTGTTCGGCTACACGCTGAACATGGTCACCTTGCTGTCGCTGGCGCTCGTCGTCGGCGTGCTCGTGGACGATGCGATCGTCGAGATCGAGAACATCTCGCGCCACCTGCGCATGGGGAAAACGCCGATGCAGGCCGCGCTGGAGGCGGCCGACGAAATCGGCATGGCCGTGATCGCGACGACGTTCTCGCTCGTCGCGGTGTTCCTGCCGACCGCGTTCATGAGCGGCATCCCCGGCAAATTCTTCAAGCAGTTCGGCTGGACGGCCGTGCTGGCGATCCTCGCGTCGCTGCTCGTCGCGCGCCTGCTGACGCCGATGATGGCCGCCTACCTGCTGAAACCGCTGCCGCACGGGGAAGAGCGCGACGGCCCGATCATGCGCCGCTACATGCGCACGATGCAGTGGTGCCTGCGCCACCGCGGCCTGACGATGATCGCGGCCGCGCTGTTCTTCGTCGGCTCGATCTCGCTCGTGCCGCTGCTGCCGACGGGCTTCGTGCCGCCCGCCGACCGCTCGCAGACCCAGATCAACGTCGAGCTGCCGCCCGGCTCCACCTTGGCGGAGACGCGCGCCGTCGCGGAGCGCGTGCGCCAGGTGGCGATGGGCACGCCAAACGTCAAGGGCGTGTTCAGCTCCATCGGCGGCGGTTCCAGCGGCGACGCGTTCGCGCCGGGTGCGGCGGCCGAGGCGCGGCGTGCCGTGCTGACCGTGACGACCGTCGCGCGCACGGACCGCAAGGAAAAGCTCTCGGCCGTCGAAACGGCGCTGCGTGCGCGCCTGGCCGACGTCCCCGGCGCCCGTTTTACCGTCGGCCCGCCCGACACGGGCGTCAAGATGCAGCTCGTGCTGCGCAGCGAAGACCCGGTCGCACTGACAACCGCCGCCCGCCGCGCCGAGCGCGAACTGCGCACCCTGCACGGCGTCGGCAACGTCAGTTCCAGCGCGTCGCTCGTGCGGCCGGAAATCATCGTGCGCCCCGATTTTGCACGCGCGGCGGACCTGGGCGTGACGGCAGCCAGCATCGGCGAGACCGTGCGCGTGGCGACGAGCGGCGACTACGACCAGGTGCTGTCGAAGATGAACGTGTCGGAGCGCCAGGTGCCCATCCGCGTGAAACTGCCGGACACCGTGCGCGCGGACCTGGACGCCATCGGCCGCCTGACGGTGCCCGGCAAGAACGGCCCGGTGCTGCTGGCGAACGTGGCGACCGTCACGATGGAAAGCGGCCCGGCGCAGATCGACCGCCTGAACCGCAGCCGCAACGTGACCCTGGAAGTGGAGCTGAACGGCCGCTCGCTGGGCGAGGTGAACGCGGAAGCACGCGCCCTGCCCGCGCTGAAGGAGCTGCCGCCGAACGTGTCGATCGCGGAACTGGGCGACGCGCAGGAGATGCAGAACCTGTTCGCCAGCTTCGGCCTCGCCATGCTGATCGGCGTGCTGTGCATCTACGGCGTGCTGGTGCTGCTGTTCACGGACTTCCTGCAGCCGGTGACGATCCTCGCGGCGCTGCCGCTGTCGATCGGCGGCGCGTTCGTCGCGCTGCTGCTCACGCATAACGCGTTGTCGATGCCGACGATGATCGGCCTGATCATGCTGATGGGGATCGTGACGAAGAACTCGATCCTGCTCGTCGACTACGCGATCCTCGCACGCAAGGCCGGCATGAACCGCTTCGACGCGCTCGTCGACGCCTGCCACAAGCGTTCGCGCCCCATCGTCATGACGACGATCGCGATGGGCGCCGGCATGCTGCCGCTGGCGCTGGGCCTGTCGGGCGACCCGAGCTTCCGCTCGCCGATGGCGGTCGCCGTGATCGGCGGCCTGATCACGTCCACCTTGCTGAGCCTGCTGGTGGTGCCGGCCGTGTTCACGTACGTCGACGACATCGAGCACTGGTTCGGACGCCAGGCGCAGCGGCTGCGCCGCCATCCGCATCCTCCCGTGCCGAGCCGGGAAACCGTCGTGAAATGA
- a CDS encoding class 1 fructose-bisphosphatase produces MKRVSLTQYLVEEQRLHNNIPASLRLLIEVVARACKTISHSVGKGALGDILGSANTENIQGEVQKKLDVISNEILLEANEWGGHLAAMASEEMESIHPIPNRYPMGEYMLLFDPLDGSSNIDVNVSIGTIFSVLKAPEGMTAPTEADFMQAGSKQVAAGYAVYGPQTMLVLTTGAGVNCFTLDREMGSWVLTQKDMQIPEETKEFAINMSNQRHWYPPVTRYVDEMLAGKTGPRGKDFNMRWIASMVADVHRILNRGGIFMYPADQRDPSQPGKLRLMYEANPMAFIVEQAGGAATDGKQRILDIAPQKLHQRVPVFLGSKSEVECVTAYHQE; encoded by the coding sequence ATGAAACGTGTCAGCCTGACGCAATACCTCGTCGAGGAACAGCGTCTCCACAACAATATCCCGGCGTCGCTGCGCCTCCTGATCGAGGTCGTGGCCCGCGCCTGCAAGACCATCTCCCACTCGGTCGGCAAGGGCGCGCTCGGCGACATCCTCGGCAGCGCGAACACGGAGAACATCCAGGGCGAGGTGCAGAAGAAGCTCGACGTGATCTCCAACGAGATCCTGCTCGAAGCCAATGAATGGGGCGGCCACCTGGCGGCGATGGCATCGGAAGAAATGGAATCGATCCACCCGATCCCGAACCGCTACCCGATGGGCGAATACATGCTGCTGTTCGATCCGCTGGACGGTTCGTCGAACATCGACGTCAACGTCTCCATCGGCACCATCTTCTCCGTGCTGAAGGCGCCGGAGGGCATGACGGCCCCGACCGAAGCCGACTTCATGCAGGCCGGCAGCAAGCAGGTCGCGGCCGGCTATGCCGTGTACGGCCCGCAGACGATGCTGGTGCTGACCACGGGCGCGGGCGTCAACTGCTTCACCCTGGACCGCGAGATGGGTTCCTGGGTCCTCACGCAGAAGGACATGCAGATCCCCGAGGAGACGAAGGAATTCGCCATCAACATGTCGAACCAGCGCCACTGGTACCCGCCGGTCACGCGCTATGTCGATGAAATGCTGGCCGGCAAAACCGGTCCTCGCGGCAAGGATTTCAATATGCGCTGGATCGCCTCGATGGTGGCCGACGTGCACCGCATCCTGAACCGCGGCGGCATCTTCATGTACCCGGCCGACCAGCGCGACCCGTCGCAGCCGGGCAAGCTGCGCCTGATGTACGAAGCGAACCCGATGGCCTTCATCGTCGAGCAGGCGGGCGGCGCCGCGACGGACGGCAAACAGCGCATCCTCGACATCGCGCCGCAGAAACTGCACCAGCGCGTGCCCGTGTTCCTGGGCTCGAAGAGCGAGGTAGAATGCGTGACGGCTTACCACCAGGAATAA
- a CDS encoding methylglyoxal synthase: MKPRIALIAHDKKKDDMIALAAEYVDFLRGCTLSATGTTGGRLINELGLEVTRMHSGPVGGDLQIGAQLVEGEIDCVIFLRDPMTPQPHEPDINALVRACDVHNIPCATNVASAHLVLSQLQSKAD, from the coding sequence ATGAAACCTCGCATCGCCCTGATCGCCCACGACAAGAAAAAAGACGACATGATCGCGCTCGCCGCCGAATACGTGGATTTCCTGCGCGGCTGCACGCTGTCGGCCACCGGCACCACCGGCGGACGCCTGATCAACGAGCTGGGCCTGGAGGTGACGCGCATGCATTCCGGTCCCGTCGGCGGCGACCTGCAGATCGGCGCCCAGCTGGTCGAGGGCGAGATCGACTGCGTGATCTTCCTGCGCGACCCGATGACCCCGCAGCCGCACGAACCGGACATCAACGCGCTGGTCCGCGCCTGCGACGTGCACAACATCCCGTGCGCGACGAACGTGGCGAGCGCCCACCTCGTGCTGTCGCAATTGCAGTCGAAGGCCGACTGA